From one Electrophorus electricus isolate fEleEle1 chromosome 20, fEleEle1.pri, whole genome shotgun sequence genomic stretch:
- the LOC113582792 gene encoding NCK-interacting protein with SH3 domain isoform X1: MYRALYAFKSEEPNSLPFAAGESFLILERSNTHWWLGSRCSSGETGYIPASYIQKIQAPEHDEVLQSIDRAIEGIHNVAMKNGGKYNLEQREVLQKLIHHRKETLSRRSPTPSTHKQSISSSSSELSLSRTPQPLNGLSRAYSCQDSESIPDNTENVPGLYQVPPQPRQAVPITPPPPEKHRENRRPADPEELVKVTSTGLTHSPDLTAYRAPSASVSSASSVSSQSGSTRSIISSDVSLPSAGSTPPPVPSRAKAPPPPPPDSSSSLPPQPAPSRKGPAPQPQPQPITPQPATEDQSEAEWPSAPPPISISSNSSPTRSASVPTTTGAELIELVRKNTGLSYDMSRVAVGVVVGHLQATIPKAAADLEQVLLSLVESKDMSAALPRGQLCHDEQRLEVIFADLARHRDDAQQRSWALYEDHALIACYLQELLQILTDADPEVCKRMCRAKQSEPVLSLVSYYQMEHRVSLRLLLLQVFGAMCGLDSALISTLLNSILPMELARDLQNDMQEHQKMCYTALVLAMIFSMGEQVPYHHYDHLNTGFVQFLLDVIEDGLPSDSSEQLPDLCVNLLLAFNLHLTVPENNMVMQTLIKRHNVKILSEKILLLLNRGEDPVCIFKHTPPAPHSVLKFLQDVFASRDSATIFYHTDMMVMIDIAVRQISDLSPGDKLRMEYLSLMHAIMCSTDYMQHKHRLSDLQATLQRILGEEDDPREDKGSASARQMDKLIVQQIYKEFLESSRN; this comes from the exons ATGTACAGGGCCCTGTACGCTTTCAAATCCGAGGAGCCGAACTCGCTTCCCTTCGCGGCCGGGGAGAGCTTCCTAATCCTGGAGCGCAGTAACACGCACTGGTGGCTCGGCTCCCGGTGCAGCTCCGGTGAGACCGGGTACATACCCGCCTCATACATCCAGAAGATCCAG GCTCCAGAGCACGATGAAGTGTTGCAGTCCATTGACAGAGCCATCGAGGGCATCCATAACGTGGCCATGAAAAATGGAGGCAAATACAACTTGGAACAAAGAGAAGTGCTGCA GAAGCTGATCCACCACAGGAAAGAGACACTCTCTCGACGTAGTCCGACTCCTTCCACTCACAAACAGAGCATCTCATCCTCCAGCAGTGAACTGTCGCTAAGTCGTACCCCCCAGCCCCTCAATGGTCTTAGCCGAGCTTACAGCTGCCAGGACAGCGAGTCAATTCCAGATAACACTGAGAATGTGCCAGGACTTTATCAG GTGCCCCCTCAGCCCCGTCAAGCAGTTCCCataaccccgccccctccagAGAAGCACAGGGAGAACCGGCGCCCAG CAGATCCTGAGGAGCTGGTCAAAGTGACCTCCACTGGTCTCACCCACAGCCCGGATTTGACCGCTTATAGAGCACCATCCGCCTCTGtcagctccgcctcctccgTATCCTCACAGTCAGGTTCCACTCGCTCCATCATTTCTTCGGATGTCAGCCTTCCTAGTGCTGGCAGCACCCCACCTCCTGTGCCAAGCCGTGCcaaggccccgccccctcccccaccggactcctcctcatctctcccACCACAACCAGCACCCTCTAGAAAGGGTCCAGCCCCTCAACCCCAGCCTCAGCCAATCACACCACAGCCTGCCACTGAGGACCAATCAGAAGCTGAGTGGCCATCAGCCCCGCCACCCATTTCTATCAGCTCCAATAGTAGTCCCACCCGTTCAGCATCTGTCCCCACGACAACCGGGGCAGAGTTGATTGAGCTAGTAAGGAAAAACACAGGCCTTAGTTATGACATGTCCCGTGTTGCTGTGGGCGTGGTGGTTGGGCACCTACAGGCTACTATTCCTAAAGCAGCAGCTGACCTGGAGCAAGTGCTGCTTTCATTGGTCGAGAGCAAG GACATGAGTGCAGCGTTGCCACGGGGACAGCTGTGTCACGACGAGCAACGGTTGGAGGTGATCTTTGCTGATCTGGCACGCCATCGTGATGATGCGCAGCAGCGTAGCTGGGCTTTGTATGAGGACCATGCTCTCATAGCATGCTACCTGCAGGAACTCCTGCAGATACTA actgaCGCAGACCCGGAGGTGTGTAAAAGGATGTGTAGGGCCAAGCAGTCAGAACCGGTCCTCTCTCTTGTCTCCTACTACCAGATG GAACACAGGGTGTCTCTGCGGCTGCTCCTGCTCCAGGTGTTTGGGGCGATGTGCGGCCTTGACTCTGCACTCATCTCCACCCTCCTTAACTCCATCTTGCCCATGGAGCTGGCCAGAGACCTGCAGAACGACATGCAGG AGCATCAGAAGATGTGTTACACTGCGCTGGTTTTGGCCATGATCTTCTCTATGGGAGAACAGGTGCCCTACCACCATTACG ACCACCTGAACACCGGCTTTGTGCAGTTCCTGTTAGACGTGATTGAGGATGGTCTTCCTTCAGACAGCAGTGAGCAGCTGCCAGACCTGTGTGTCAACCTACTCTTGGCTTTCAACTTGCACCTTACAg TGCCAGAAAATAACATGGTGATGCAGACTTTGATCAAGAGACACAATGTGAAGATACTCTCAGAGAAGATTCTACTGTTGCTTAACAGAGGAG AGGACCCTGTGTGCATCTTTAAACATACGCCCCCTGCCCCCCACTCAGTACTGAAGTTCCTGCAGGACGTTTTTGCCAGTCGTGACTCTGCAACCATCTTCTACCACACTGATATGATGGTGATGATTGACATTGCTGTACGGCAGATATCGGATCTCTCTCCTGGCGATAAG ctGAGGATGGAGTACCTCTCTTTGATGCACGCCATTATGTGCTCCACTGATTACATGCAGCACAAGCACCGTTTGTCTGATCTGCAGGCTACActgcaaaggattctgggagAGGAGGACGACCCCAGAGAGGACAAAGGCTCAGCCTCGGCCAGACAGATGGACAAGCTTATAGTCCAGCAGATTTATAAAGAGTTTCTTGAGAGCAGCAGGAACTAA
- the LOC113582792 gene encoding NCK-interacting protein with SH3 domain isoform X2 has product MYRALYAFKSEEPNSLPFAAGESFLILERSNTHWWLGSRCSSGETGYIPASYIQKIQAPEHDEVLQSIDRAIEGIHNVAMKNGGKYNLEQREVLQKLIHHRKETLSRRSPTPSTHKQSISSSSSELSLSRTPQPLNGLSRAYSCQDSESIPDNTENVPGLYQVPPQPRQAVPITPPPPEKHRENRRPDPEELVKVTSTGLTHSPDLTAYRAPSASVSSASSVSSQSGSTRSIISSDVSLPSAGSTPPPVPSRAKAPPPPPPDSSSSLPPQPAPSRKGPAPQPQPQPITPQPATEDQSEAEWPSAPPPISISSNSSPTRSASVPTTTGAELIELVRKNTGLSYDMSRVAVGVVVGHLQATIPKAAADLEQVLLSLVESKDMSAALPRGQLCHDEQRLEVIFADLARHRDDAQQRSWALYEDHALIACYLQELLQILTDADPEVCKRMCRAKQSEPVLSLVSYYQMEHRVSLRLLLLQVFGAMCGLDSALISTLLNSILPMELARDLQNDMQEHQKMCYTALVLAMIFSMGEQVPYHHYDHLNTGFVQFLLDVIEDGLPSDSSEQLPDLCVNLLLAFNLHLTVPENNMVMQTLIKRHNVKILSEKILLLLNRGEDPVCIFKHTPPAPHSVLKFLQDVFASRDSATIFYHTDMMVMIDIAVRQISDLSPGDKLRMEYLSLMHAIMCSTDYMQHKHRLSDLQATLQRILGEEDDPREDKGSASARQMDKLIVQQIYKEFLESSRN; this is encoded by the exons ATGTACAGGGCCCTGTACGCTTTCAAATCCGAGGAGCCGAACTCGCTTCCCTTCGCGGCCGGGGAGAGCTTCCTAATCCTGGAGCGCAGTAACACGCACTGGTGGCTCGGCTCCCGGTGCAGCTCCGGTGAGACCGGGTACATACCCGCCTCATACATCCAGAAGATCCAG GCTCCAGAGCACGATGAAGTGTTGCAGTCCATTGACAGAGCCATCGAGGGCATCCATAACGTGGCCATGAAAAATGGAGGCAAATACAACTTGGAACAAAGAGAAGTGCTGCA GAAGCTGATCCACCACAGGAAAGAGACACTCTCTCGACGTAGTCCGACTCCTTCCACTCACAAACAGAGCATCTCATCCTCCAGCAGTGAACTGTCGCTAAGTCGTACCCCCCAGCCCCTCAATGGTCTTAGCCGAGCTTACAGCTGCCAGGACAGCGAGTCAATTCCAGATAACACTGAGAATGTGCCAGGACTTTATCAG GTGCCCCCTCAGCCCCGTCAAGCAGTTCCCataaccccgccccctccagAGAAGCACAGGGAGAACCGGCGCCCAG ATCCTGAGGAGCTGGTCAAAGTGACCTCCACTGGTCTCACCCACAGCCCGGATTTGACCGCTTATAGAGCACCATCCGCCTCTGtcagctccgcctcctccgTATCCTCACAGTCAGGTTCCACTCGCTCCATCATTTCTTCGGATGTCAGCCTTCCTAGTGCTGGCAGCACCCCACCTCCTGTGCCAAGCCGTGCcaaggccccgccccctcccccaccggactcctcctcatctctcccACCACAACCAGCACCCTCTAGAAAGGGTCCAGCCCCTCAACCCCAGCCTCAGCCAATCACACCACAGCCTGCCACTGAGGACCAATCAGAAGCTGAGTGGCCATCAGCCCCGCCACCCATTTCTATCAGCTCCAATAGTAGTCCCACCCGTTCAGCATCTGTCCCCACGACAACCGGGGCAGAGTTGATTGAGCTAGTAAGGAAAAACACAGGCCTTAGTTATGACATGTCCCGTGTTGCTGTGGGCGTGGTGGTTGGGCACCTACAGGCTACTATTCCTAAAGCAGCAGCTGACCTGGAGCAAGTGCTGCTTTCATTGGTCGAGAGCAAG GACATGAGTGCAGCGTTGCCACGGGGACAGCTGTGTCACGACGAGCAACGGTTGGAGGTGATCTTTGCTGATCTGGCACGCCATCGTGATGATGCGCAGCAGCGTAGCTGGGCTTTGTATGAGGACCATGCTCTCATAGCATGCTACCTGCAGGAACTCCTGCAGATACTA actgaCGCAGACCCGGAGGTGTGTAAAAGGATGTGTAGGGCCAAGCAGTCAGAACCGGTCCTCTCTCTTGTCTCCTACTACCAGATG GAACACAGGGTGTCTCTGCGGCTGCTCCTGCTCCAGGTGTTTGGGGCGATGTGCGGCCTTGACTCTGCACTCATCTCCACCCTCCTTAACTCCATCTTGCCCATGGAGCTGGCCAGAGACCTGCAGAACGACATGCAGG AGCATCAGAAGATGTGTTACACTGCGCTGGTTTTGGCCATGATCTTCTCTATGGGAGAACAGGTGCCCTACCACCATTACG ACCACCTGAACACCGGCTTTGTGCAGTTCCTGTTAGACGTGATTGAGGATGGTCTTCCTTCAGACAGCAGTGAGCAGCTGCCAGACCTGTGTGTCAACCTACTCTTGGCTTTCAACTTGCACCTTACAg TGCCAGAAAATAACATGGTGATGCAGACTTTGATCAAGAGACACAATGTGAAGATACTCTCAGAGAAGATTCTACTGTTGCTTAACAGAGGAG AGGACCCTGTGTGCATCTTTAAACATACGCCCCCTGCCCCCCACTCAGTACTGAAGTTCCTGCAGGACGTTTTTGCCAGTCGTGACTCTGCAACCATCTTCTACCACACTGATATGATGGTGATGATTGACATTGCTGTACGGCAGATATCGGATCTCTCTCCTGGCGATAAG ctGAGGATGGAGTACCTCTCTTTGATGCACGCCATTATGTGCTCCACTGATTACATGCAGCACAAGCACCGTTTGTCTGATCTGCAGGCTACActgcaaaggattctgggagAGGAGGACGACCCCAGAGAGGACAAAGGCTCAGCCTCGGCCAGACAGATGGACAAGCTTATAGTCCAGCAGATTTATAAAGAGTTTCTTGAGAGCAGCAGGAACTAA
- the ndufaf3 gene encoding NADH dehydrogenase [ubiquinone] 1 alpha subcomplex assembly factor 3 isoform X2, whose translation MAAQTCVRLFLRESQHGLRLGSRMLPYLASHRLGPEDDEMYQKTSVTVMQKESNGNPIIYSYSSQGFNIDGNRVIGPCVVLPPAILQWNVNSYKDITLESLALFYLLEPRIEMLVLGTGAHTERLDPSILSFLRRKGIAVEVQDTPNACATFNFLSSERRVTAAGLIPPPPSAE comes from the exons ATGGCAGCTCAAACGTGTGTTAGATTATTTCTTCGCGAAAGTCAGCACGGTCTTCGACTTGGTTCAAGAATGCTTCCATATCTTGCAAG CCACAGACTGGGTCCGGAAGATGATGAGATGTATCAGAAGACATCAGTGACTGTGATGCAGAAGGAGTCAAACGGCAATCCCATTATCTACAGCTATAGCTCGCAAGGGTTCAACATTGATGGGAACAGGGTGATTGGACCCTGTGTCGTTCTGCCACCAGCTATTCTTCAGTGGAAT GTGAACAGCTATAAAGACATTACGTTGGAGAGTTTGGCTCTCTTCTACTTGTTGGAGCCTCGTATAG agatgctGGTTTTGGGGACAGGGGCTCATACTGAGCGTCTAGATCCTAGCATCCTCTCCTTTCTCAGGAGGAAGGGCATCGCTGTGGAGGTGCAGGATACG CCAAATGCATGTGCCACCTTCAACTTCCTGTCCAGTGAGAGACGAGTCACAGCTGCTGGGTTGATCccacctcctccctctgcaGAGTGA
- the ndufaf3 gene encoding NADH dehydrogenase [ubiquinone] 1 alpha subcomplex assembly factor 3 isoform X1: protein MAAQTCVRLFLRESQHGLRLGSRMLPYLASPSFTRSHRLGPEDDEMYQKTSVTVMQKESNGNPIIYSYSSQGFNIDGNRVIGPCVVLPPAILQWNVNSYKDITLESLALFYLLEPRIEMLVLGTGAHTERLDPSILSFLRRKGIAVEVQDTPNACATFNFLSSERRVTAAGLIPPPPSAE, encoded by the exons ATGGCAGCTCAAACGTGTGTTAGATTATTTCTTCGCGAAAGTCAGCACGGTCTTCGACTTGGTTCAAGAATGCTTCCATATCTTGCAAG TCCCTCATTTACACGCAGCCACAGACTGGGTCCGGAAGATGATGAGATGTATCAGAAGACATCAGTGACTGTGATGCAGAAGGAGTCAAACGGCAATCCCATTATCTACAGCTATAGCTCGCAAGGGTTCAACATTGATGGGAACAGGGTGATTGGACCCTGTGTCGTTCTGCCACCAGCTATTCTTCAGTGGAAT GTGAACAGCTATAAAGACATTACGTTGGAGAGTTTGGCTCTCTTCTACTTGTTGGAGCCTCGTATAG agatgctGGTTTTGGGGACAGGGGCTCATACTGAGCGTCTAGATCCTAGCATCCTCTCCTTTCTCAGGAGGAAGGGCATCGCTGTGGAGGTGCAGGATACG CCAAATGCATGTGCCACCTTCAACTTCCTGTCCAGTGAGAGACGAGTCACAGCTGCTGGGTTGATCccacctcctccctctgcaGAGTGA
- the ndufaf3 gene encoding NADH dehydrogenase [ubiquinone] 1 alpha subcomplex assembly factor 3 isoform X3, translating into MWVDSHRLGPEDDEMYQKTSVTVMQKESNGNPIIYSYSSQGFNIDGNRVIGPCVVLPPAILQWNVNSYKDITLESLALFYLLEPRIEMLVLGTGAHTERLDPSILSFLRRKGIAVEVQDTPNACATFNFLSSERRVTAAGLIPPPPSAE; encoded by the exons ATGTGGGTGGATAG CCACAGACTGGGTCCGGAAGATGATGAGATGTATCAGAAGACATCAGTGACTGTGATGCAGAAGGAGTCAAACGGCAATCCCATTATCTACAGCTATAGCTCGCAAGGGTTCAACATTGATGGGAACAGGGTGATTGGACCCTGTGTCGTTCTGCCACCAGCTATTCTTCAGTGGAAT GTGAACAGCTATAAAGACATTACGTTGGAGAGTTTGGCTCTCTTCTACTTGTTGGAGCCTCGTATAG agatgctGGTTTTGGGGACAGGGGCTCATACTGAGCGTCTAGATCCTAGCATCCTCTCCTTTCTCAGGAGGAAGGGCATCGCTGTGGAGGTGCAGGATACG CCAAATGCATGTGCCACCTTCAACTTCCTGTCCAGTGAGAGACGAGTCACAGCTGCTGGGTTGATCccacctcctccctctgcaGAGTGA
- the ndufaf3 gene encoding NADH dehydrogenase [ubiquinone] 1 alpha subcomplex assembly factor 3 isoform X4, with the protein MYQKTSVTVMQKESNGNPIIYSYSSQGFNIDGNRVIGPCVVLPPAILQWNVNSYKDITLESLALFYLLEPRIEMLVLGTGAHTERLDPSILSFLRRKGIAVEVQDTPNACATFNFLSSERRVTAAGLIPPPPSAE; encoded by the exons ATGTATCAGAAGACATCAGTGACTGTGATGCAGAAGGAGTCAAACGGCAATCCCATTATCTACAGCTATAGCTCGCAAGGGTTCAACATTGATGGGAACAGGGTGATTGGACCCTGTGTCGTTCTGCCACCAGCTATTCTTCAGTGGAAT GTGAACAGCTATAAAGACATTACGTTGGAGAGTTTGGCTCTCTTCTACTTGTTGGAGCCTCGTATAG agatgctGGTTTTGGGGACAGGGGCTCATACTGAGCGTCTAGATCCTAGCATCCTCTCCTTTCTCAGGAGGAAGGGCATCGCTGTGGAGGTGCAGGATACG CCAAATGCATGTGCCACCTTCAACTTCCTGTCCAGTGAGAGACGAGTCACAGCTGCTGGGTTGATCccacctcctccctctgcaGAGTGA
- the zgc:112334 gene encoding rab GDP dissociation inhibitor alpha, with protein MFVVEQLYKRFQFPGNPKGMGQGKEWNVDLIPKFLLSSGQLVKMLLCTEVMRYLDFKVVEGSYVYKGGKVHKLPVTEAEIHSSDLMGMFDKRRFRKLLLFIRNFEEQDPRTYQDMNPNRTTMREVFHHFDLGCDVVEFTGHALGLHCNDDYLDEPCLQTIKRIKLYVESLARYGHSPYLYPVYGLGELAQGFIRLSALNGVTYMLNHQVDDIIMDNGRVVAVESQGETFHCKQLLCDPSYAPSRVKRVGQVIRVICLLNHPIRNTDDAGSCHIIIPLAQLNRKSDIYICMVSYTHNVAPDGKYIAVVSTTVETSNPEKEVQPGLALLEPVIQKFVSISNLMTPIDDGRRSQIFVSRSYDATTHFETECKDINDLLWRMTGSEFIFEDFHRECEADLDN; from the exons ATGTTTGTTGTTGAACAGCTCTACAAGAGGTTTCAGTTCCCTGGCAATCCTAAAGGAATGGGACAAGGCAAAGAATGGAATGTCGACCTCATCCCAAAATTCCTGCTGTCCAGTG GGCAGCTGGTAAAGATGCTGTTGTGTACAGAGGTGATGCGATATTTGGATTTTAAAGTGGTGGAGGGCAGTTATGTCTACAAAGGTGGGAAAGTGCACAAACTTCCTGTTACAGAGGCAGAAATACACAGTTCAG ATTTGATGGGCATGTTTGACAAGCGACGATTTCGGAAGCTGCTGCTGTTCATTAGGAACTTTGAGGAGCAGGACCCACGGACATATCAGGATATGAACCCGAACAGGACCACCATGAGGGAGGTGTTCCACCATTTTGACCTGGGTTGTGATGTAGTGGAGTTCACAGGACATGCCCTGGGTCTGCACTGCAATGATGA TTATCTGGATGAGCCATGCCTGCAGACCATCAAACGAATCAAACTGTATGTGGAGTCTCTGGCTCGGTATGGTCATAGTCCCTATCTGTATCCTGTGTATGGCCTGGGGGAACTGGCACAGGGCTTCATCAG GTTAAGTGCTTTGAATGGGGTCACATACATGTTGAATCACCAGGTGGATGACATCATCATGGATAATGGCAGAGTGGTGGCAGTAGAGTCACAGGGAGAG ACTTTCCACTGCAAGCAGTTGCTGTGTGACCCCAGCTATGCGCCTAGCCGGGTGAAGAGGGTGGGCCAGGTGATACGGGTCATCTGCCTGCTGAACCACCCAATCAGAAATACAGATGACGCTGGCTCATGCCACATCATCATACCGCTAGCGCAGCTCAACAGGAAATCAG ATATCTACATATGTATGGTCTCCTATACTCATAATGTAGCTCCAGATGGGAAATACATCGCTGTGGTGAGCACAACCGTAGAGACCAGCAACCCAGAAAAAGAGGTGCAGCCAGGCCTGGCCCTCCTGGAGCCCGTCATACAGAA GTTTGTCTCCATCAGCAACCTGATGACCCCCATAGATGATGGAAGACGGAGTCAG ATCTTTGTGTCTCGCTCGTATGATGCCACCACACACTTCGAAACAGAGTGCAAGGATATTAATGACCTGCTCTGGCGCATGACGGGGTCAGAATTCATCTTCGAAGACTTCCACAGGGAGTGTGAGGCCGATTTGGACAATTAA